In one window of Halorubrum sp. BV1 DNA:
- a CDS encoding TIGR04206 family protein: MPSGSSPAGNSGESDAARFRALGPLACALGPLADALFVVALLVVPMAVVPGDGVTVVSLWGFLTVTEVGGGVDGTDILGGVGGYPVWRYFLDQPRAFSTLPPSIRAWPLAVGFHLLAAGSALSGIACGREDRRVTGGLLVLAAGASLWVSTGLALRFGVGTTAGWLTVIPVGALATVAVAVAAYGRDLRGIVEA; encoded by the coding sequence ATGCCTTCCGGTTCGTCACCCGCCGGCAACTCCGGTGAGTCCGACGCCGCTCGCTTCCGTGCGTTGGGTCCGCTCGCGTGTGCGCTGGGTCCGCTCGCGGATGCGCTCTTCGTCGTTGCCCTCCTCGTGGTTCCGATGGCCGTGGTTCCCGGAGACGGCGTCACCGTCGTGAGCCTCTGGGGATTCCTCACCGTCACCGAGGTCGGCGGCGGCGTAGACGGCACCGACATTCTCGGCGGCGTCGGCGGCTACCCTGTGTGGCGCTACTTCCTCGATCAGCCGCGGGCGTTCTCGACGCTCCCGCCGTCGATCCGCGCGTGGCCGCTCGCGGTAGGATTTCACCTCCTCGCCGCGGGGAGCGCGCTCTCCGGAATCGCGTGCGGGCGCGAAGACCGCCGTGTCACCGGGGGACTCCTGGTGCTCGCCGCGGGCGCGTCGCTGTGGGTGTCGACCGGCCTCGCGCTGCGGTTCGGCGTCGGGACGACGGCGGGATGGCTCACCGTGATCCCGGTCGGCGCGCTCGCAACCGTCGCCGTCGCCGTCGCCGCGTACGGCCGTGACCTCCGCGGGATAGTCGAGGCGTGA
- the aroC gene encoding chorismate synthase → MNGNRFGRLFQLTTYGESHGDAMGVTVSGVPAGVELDEEAIQAQLDRRKPGQSMITTSRGEPDEVTVNSGVQDGYTTGTPIGMVIQNKDARSGKYEPYVTAPRPSHGDYTYSAKFGTRNWGGGGRSSARETVNWVAAGAVAEQVLDASEYDVEIKAHVNRIGDVEADAVSFDRILERSEENDVRCADPEAAAEMQELIEEYQEAGDSIGGSIYFECRGVPRGLGAPRFDGFPSRLGQAMFSIPATTGVEFGLGKDAVDVAGSDRNEDWTFDDGESFEHVESEEGDPVPVGNDHGGLQGGITTGEPIYGEATWHAPTSIPKKQRSADWETGEEKTVQVVGRHDPVLPPRAVPVVEAMLYCTVLDFMLLAGRITPDRVDGRPGEYDTDYHPSSPDNA, encoded by the coding sequence ATGAACGGAAACCGGTTCGGTCGACTCTTCCAGTTGACCACCTACGGGGAGAGCCACGGCGACGCGATGGGTGTGACGGTGTCTGGCGTTCCCGCGGGCGTCGAACTCGACGAGGAGGCCATTCAGGCGCAGCTCGACCGGCGCAAGCCGGGGCAGTCGATGATCACGACCTCGCGTGGCGAGCCCGACGAGGTGACCGTGAACTCCGGCGTGCAGGACGGCTACACGACCGGGACGCCGATCGGAATGGTGATCCAGAACAAGGACGCCCGCTCGGGGAAGTACGAACCGTACGTCACCGCGCCGCGACCCTCCCACGGCGATTACACCTATTCCGCGAAGTTCGGCACGCGCAACTGGGGTGGCGGTGGACGCTCCTCGGCGCGTGAGACCGTGAACTGGGTCGCCGCGGGCGCGGTCGCAGAGCAGGTGCTCGACGCCTCCGAGTACGACGTGGAGATCAAAGCGCACGTGAACCGGATCGGCGACGTCGAGGCCGACGCGGTGAGCTTCGATCGGATCCTCGAACGCTCGGAGGAAAACGACGTCCGGTGTGCCGACCCCGAGGCGGCCGCCGAGATGCAGGAGCTGATAGAGGAGTACCAGGAGGCGGGCGACTCCATCGGCGGCTCCATTTACTTCGAGTGTCGGGGCGTCCCCCGCGGGCTCGGCGCGCCGCGCTTCGACGGCTTCCCAAGCCGGCTCGGGCAGGCGATGTTCTCGATCCCGGCCACGACCGGCGTCGAGTTCGGGCTCGGCAAAGACGCGGTCGACGTGGCGGGAAGCGACCGCAACGAGGACTGGACGTTCGACGACGGCGAGTCGTTCGAGCACGTCGAGAGCGAGGAGGGCGATCCCGTCCCCGTCGGCAACGATCACGGCGGGCTCCAGGGCGGCATCACGACTGGCGAGCCGATCTACGGCGAGGCGACGTGGCACGCGCCGACCTCGATCCCGAAGAAGCAGCGCTCCGCCGACTGGGAGACGGGCGAGGAGAAGACGGTTCAGGTCGTCGGGCGACACGACCCCGTCCTCCCGCCGCGGGCCGTCCCCGTCGTCGAGGCGATGTTATACTGCACCGTCCTCGACTTCATGCTCCTCGCCGGCCGGATCACCCCCGACAGAGTCGACGGGAGACCGGGCGAGTACGACACCGACTACCATCCGAGCAGTCCGGACAACGCGTAG
- a CDS encoding alkaline phosphatase family protein, with protein MGLFDRLRGDDDERVVFLGIDGVPLDLVEDHPDVFENLTDIAETGSAGRLESIVPPESSACWPSLTTGVNPGETGVYGFQDREVGSYETYVPMGQHVKATRLWDRVTDAGRDATVLNVPVTFPPSTRIQRQVSGFLSPDLESASSDESVRRTLDGLDYQIDVNAKLGHDDDKSAFIENAHETLDARYSAFSHYLAEDDWDLFFGVFMSTDRVNHFLYGDYATDGEYSAEFVEFYRTLDEYIGEIRETLDDDTTLLVASDHGFTRLEWEVNCNQFLAEEGWLTYDGDDHDALADIGDDARAYSLIPGRFYLNLEGREPNGSVPNSEYEATREELIDDLESLTGPDGRQVCKRIVKGETVFDGDHDEIAPDLVVIPADGFDLKSGFSGKEAVFTEGPRNGMHKFENSLLYATDPDLDVDGANLFDVTPTILDLMGVDVDDAFDGESLLA; from the coding sequence ATGGGACTGTTCGATCGGCTCCGCGGTGACGACGACGAGCGCGTTGTCTTCCTCGGGATCGACGGCGTACCGCTCGACCTCGTCGAGGACCACCCCGACGTCTTCGAGAATCTGACTGACATCGCCGAGACGGGCTCGGCGGGGCGACTGGAGAGCATCGTCCCGCCGGAGTCGAGCGCGTGCTGGCCGAGCCTCACGACCGGCGTCAACCCCGGCGAGACGGGCGTGTACGGCTTCCAAGACCGCGAGGTCGGCTCCTACGAGACGTACGTGCCGATGGGCCAACACGTGAAGGCGACTCGACTGTGGGACCGCGTCACCGACGCCGGCCGCGACGCGACCGTGCTCAACGTCCCGGTCACGTTCCCGCCGTCGACGCGGATCCAGCGACAGGTGTCCGGGTTCCTCTCGCCCGACCTCGAATCGGCGTCGAGCGACGAGTCCGTCCGGCGGACCTTGGACGGGCTCGACTACCAGATCGACGTCAACGCCAAGCTCGGGCACGACGACGACAAATCAGCGTTCATCGAGAACGCCCACGAGACGCTAGACGCCCGCTATTCGGCCTTCTCGCACTACCTCGCCGAGGACGACTGGGACCTGTTTTTCGGCGTGTTTATGAGCACCGACCGGGTGAACCACTTCCTCTACGGCGACTACGCGACCGACGGCGAGTACAGCGCAGAGTTCGTAGAGTTCTACCGGACGCTCGACGAGTACATCGGCGAGATCCGGGAGACGCTCGACGACGACACCACTCTGCTCGTCGCCTCCGACCACGGGTTCACCCGGCTCGAATGGGAGGTGAACTGCAATCAGTTCCTCGCCGAGGAGGGATGGCTCACTTACGACGGCGACGACCACGACGCGCTGGCGGACATCGGCGACGACGCGCGCGCCTACTCGCTGATTCCCGGCCGGTTTTACCTCAATCTGGAGGGCCGCGAGCCGAACGGTTCGGTCCCGAACTCCGAGTACGAGGCGACGCGCGAGGAGCTTATCGACGACCTCGAATCGCTCACCGGCCCCGACGGCCGGCAGGTCTGCAAGCGGATCGTGAAAGGCGAGACCGTTTTCGACGGCGACCACGACGAGATCGCGCCCGACCTCGTCGTCATCCCCGCCGACGGGTTCGATCTTAAATCCGGATTCTCGGGGAAAGAGGCCGTCTTCACCGAAGGGCCGCGAAACGGGATGCACAAGTTCGAGAACTCGCTTCTGTACGCGACCGATCCCGACCTCGACGTCGATGGCGCGAACCTCTTCGACGTGACGCCGACGATCCTCGATCTCATGGGTGTCGACGTCGACGACGCGTTCGACGGCGAGAGCCTGCTGGCGTAG
- a CDS encoding phosphoadenosine phosphosulfate reductase family protein encodes MSDDFPASVDVEYDDGEGEDPSDYPSLQHKIEKAVEVTRRGLEEYDNPAVMWTGGKDSTLTLYFINQVADEYGYEKPTAVFIDHYQHFDSITDFVEHWADEWDIELVYARNEDVGAYVDEHGLEPGDDIPVDALSEHNQHHIRDILEYEEDTFPFLLDTYVGNHLLKTVALNDALEEHDIDGVISGVRWDEQEARADETFFSPRHDPDLFPPHDRIQPILQFAEADVWEAFWGYVVPDTVEAFPDEGYIPQADDDLPEGVTQADIPISPKYFAGFRSLGSEVSTEKTTEEPAWLQNLEDTTERAGRAQDKEDLMERLRDLGYM; translated from the coding sequence ATGAGCGATGACTTCCCGGCGAGCGTCGACGTCGAGTACGACGACGGCGAGGGCGAAGACCCGTCCGACTACCCGTCGCTACAGCACAAAATCGAGAAGGCGGTCGAGGTCACCCGCCGCGGCCTCGAAGAGTACGACAACCCGGCGGTGATGTGGACGGGGGGAAAAGACTCCACGCTGACGCTGTACTTCATCAATCAGGTGGCCGACGAGTACGGGTACGAGAAACCGACCGCGGTCTTTATCGACCACTACCAGCACTTCGATTCGATCACCGACTTCGTCGAACACTGGGCAGACGAGTGGGACATCGAACTGGTGTACGCGCGTAACGAGGACGTCGGCGCGTACGTCGACGAACACGGGTTAGAGCCGGGCGACGACATCCCCGTCGACGCGCTCTCCGAGCACAACCAACACCACATCCGCGACATCTTAGAGTACGAGGAGGACACGTTCCCGTTCCTCTTGGACACGTACGTCGGGAACCATCTCCTGAAGACGGTCGCGCTCAACGACGCCTTAGAGGAGCACGACATCGACGGCGTCATCTCCGGCGTGCGCTGGGACGAACAGGAAGCGCGCGCCGACGAGACGTTCTTTTCGCCGCGCCACGACCCCGATCTCTTCCCGCCGCACGACCGCATCCAGCCCATCCTGCAGTTCGCCGAGGCCGACGTGTGGGAGGCGTTCTGGGGGTACGTCGTCCCCGACACCGTCGAGGCGTTCCCCGACGAGGGGTACATTCCGCAGGCCGACGACGACCTGCCCGAGGGGGTCACCCAGGCGGACATCCCCATCTCGCCGAAGTACTTCGCCGGGTTCCGCTCGCTCGGCAGCGAGGTCAGTACGGAGAAGACGACGGAGGAGCCCGCGTGGCTCCAGAACCTCGAAGACACGACCGAACGCGCCGGCCGCGCCCAGGACAAGGAGGACCTGATGGAGCGCCTGCGCGACCTCGGCTACATGTAG
- a CDS encoding metal-dependent hydrolase, translated as MNKRGHVLNALLLALGLGIVIEPGLDAATARTTAQITVPIVLGALFPDVDTAFGRHRKTLHSLPVLGIFLAYPIVFGNLQYVWIGVLTHYVLDVVGSRRGIALFHPLSDAEYGLPSGVTTSSKYADLVTVVVTAVELAIFWALHTYVVTLDLDLSAASEAAAGLGL; from the coding sequence ATGAACAAACGCGGCCACGTTCTCAACGCGCTCTTGCTCGCGCTCGGGCTCGGGATCGTCATCGAACCCGGGCTCGACGCGGCCACGGCGCGAACGACGGCACAGATCACCGTCCCGATCGTCTTGGGCGCGCTGTTCCCCGACGTCGACACCGCGTTCGGTCGCCACCGGAAGACCCTCCACAGCCTGCCCGTGCTCGGGATCTTCCTCGCGTACCCGATCGTGTTCGGCAACCTCCAGTACGTCTGGATCGGCGTGTTGACACACTACGTGCTCGACGTGGTCGGAAGCCGGCGCGGCATCGCGCTGTTTCACCCGCTTTCGGACGCGGAGTACGGGCTCCCGTCGGGCGTGACGACGAGCAGCAAGTACGCGGACCTCGTCACAGTCGTCGTCACCGCAGTCGAACTCGCGATTTTCTGGGCGCTTCACACTTACGTCGTCACGCTCGATCTCGACCTGTCGGCGGCCTCCGAGGCCGCGGCCGGTCTC